ACCCTGATGTCTACCTAACTATATGTTAACACCTAACCTGATTTTGACCCGCATGTCTACATTGGTCTAACAGATACATTTCTGTTAATGAGTTCAGATAATTTGTCATTTGTGAACTTGATTTTAAAAGCCCATATAAGATTTTTGCAACATGCCTGATTCTTTGAAATATGGTTGTGCCTTCCAGACCAACCCTACGTAGCATAGGATGCATCATCAAAATTCTGAGTGCCTTCTTCAAGGTCTTGTCATGTCACACCCGAACCACGAGCTGTTCCCCTCTTTTATgtgtcctgtttcagtgtgagagCATCCAAACGATGTTGGAGGCTCTCTGGGGTCAACGAGGTTCTCTTGAGACCCAGCTTAAGGATTTGGAACAGGATGTGACCCGGCTGAAAGAGTGGGTACCTGGGATGAGTGACAAAGGAGCGCAACTCCAGACCAGTTTGGCGACATTGCAAGACACCGTGGGACAGATCGAAGGACGCACCTCAACCATCACAAAAGGCTTTGGCAACAAGGTATTGCTTTTCTTGTTTCCTGTTGACATGACGGTGCACAATAGTGGCCCGTAATCCTTGTTTTAACCCACAGGGTGGTTTCAAAAGACAGGGTGGGGACGTTGATGAACtagtcctttttaagaaaatatatCAGACTAACATTTTTCTCAACCTGTACCCTCTAGGTGGCATCCGTGAGGACAGATGTTCGTAGGATGGATGGCCTAAGGTCAGAACTGGAGTCTCTCTTAACTCACTTGGGGGAACTAGAAGAGAAGACGACTCAGGTGGAGCGCAGCATGGTCAAGCGCATTGGGGATGTGCTGGCCGGCAGCATTGACAGAGTCTCCAATGTCCGTGCTACATCTGAACGTAATGCACAAGCCATCGACCAGCTCCGCCGACGTATCCCTGAGCTTGTTGCCGCTGACGCGCAGCTCTCCGAGCGCTTGCGGGAAATAGAGAACAGCAGAGCCCGTGTGATTCGAACTGTGAGCTTTGCTGGTGACCTAAAACCGAAGGTCGCTGCCATAAAACGGGACTTTGGGGAGTTTGAACCCCAGCTGTCAGACTTGACTCTTCGGATAGGGCGATTAGCGGAAGATCTTACTACGAGAGAGCAGGAGATCGCAGAGCTCAGACAGACATTGTCCAACCTCACGGCGGTTGAGGGTGAATTAGGCATTACTACTAAACAGGTTAGTGAAATAGCTGATCTGTCCGATATCGATGCCACGCGTCAGCCAACGTGAGCGAAACGCATCTGCGACTGCAGACTGTTCACTTGGTTTGGTTTTCAGCAGCTAAATGTAGTCAACTGTCATACTACTGTTTgatgattcatttttttttttttttttttacactttatgTAAACATAAAACTTTTGTTACCAAAGTCTGAGCAGCTGAAACTTGAAGCGAGTAACGATTTCTCAACTTTATGTCTAATTGAAGAGCCATTTTTGAAGGCAGCGAGTTGGAGGAAGACAAACTACCAGCCACTCTGCAAAATGTTGTTTTGTCTACAAAGACTTCAGTTTTCGAGTGGTGTTTAGTAGCTTTGGATGAATGGATAAAGGCTTTGAAGGTTGTCCCACCTTGTtgtaaattgagttatttggacataaggggcggtatgcatggctgaaaaagaacacagcattccaagaaaaccgcttgctacctacagtaaaatttggaggtggttccatcatgctgtgtggccagtgcaggcactgggaatcttgttaaagttgagggtcacatggattccagtcaatatcagcagttcttgagaacaatgtttatgaatcagtgacaaagttgaagttgcaccagggctggatctttcaacaagacgaccctaaacactgctcaaaatctactaaggaattcatgcagagaaacaagtacaaggttctggaatggccatgtcagtccccagacctgaatattattgaaaatctgtggattttaagtgggctgttcatgtttggaaaccaacaaacctgagatgttttgtaaagaagaatggtccaaaataccttcatccagaatccagactctcattggaagctataggaagcatttagaggctgttatttctgcaaaaggaggctctactaaatattgatgtatttttttcctgttgaggagcccaaatttatgcacctgcctaattttgttaaagaattattgcacactttctgtaaatcctataaacttcatttcaattctcaaatatcactgtgtttgtctgctatatgatatatttaactgaaatttctgatccaaacaaccaatgatttataaaggaaaatcatggaaatcatcaggggcgcCCAAACTTTAACATACCACTGCAGGCTTTGGAAATTGGAAAGAAAAATCATACAAACAAGCTCCTTTCAGGTTACAAGTAACTCAGAAATCACACATATTTCACAGACGGTTAGAAGTAGCGTCTTCTTTGGCTtttttcatacaaaatcctttctgtagggttgtgtggacttgtgaccATAACTGCTATAAAATGTTTACTAAGTTTAATTCTCTGATTTACTACATTTATAAGAACATATTTGTCTCTCTCAAACTCAccagctcctaatttccatcatccactAATCATTCAACAGATGGTAGTGTTCTGCAGTTACatgcagctttttaaaaaatatttggaCTTCTTTGTGTCAGTTGTACCAATCAAGCACAAATATTTTATTGATCAATATAATTGCTTTTCACATTGGTAGCAGCAATATTATGGcaaatgtgttttttggactgttttctttgaccttacccaatctgttccaaaatgttaaATCATTTGGAGACACTAACCTAAGTGTTACTCCCAAATTTAATGAAAATCCAtctagccttttttttttctttgttaattTGATCTGTGAACTGATCACTGGATTTTTGGAGGCTTTTCCGAAATCTAGGAATATGCGATTTCAACTTTGCAGCATGCATATGTAAAACGTGCACAACTCAAAATTGGTCTTCATAGCTTTGAGTcaacatttttattcatttattaaaaaacaaacaaacaaaaaacccaacaaaaaacaCTACAATATGCTCAAAAGGAGCTTTTTGCAGTTTGACTTCAAGAAATCGACTTGGCACTGACTTTTAATGTtgtaacaaaacagaaaacaaagctACCATGCACAATTACTGTCGACTTGGATTCTCACACCAGCAGTTGTGCGCTCCCCCCCACACGCACACCATCTTGCCTGACTCCACCAAACGTCCTTCCATTTGCTTACTTTATGTGCAGCACCGTGATAACAGCCATCAAATTCTGAGCAATAACTGGCGCGTCTCCTGATTCAAACAAACTAAGTCGTCTACTCGGAATCACTGTTGTCCACTTATGATGTCACTCTACCAACTAAAGGTTTACTCTTCCTGGTTGACTCCAGATAGAGCTGCTAAAGACTCCATGGTCTCCTGCAGAGTTTTCTGGAGGTCTGAAATCGCTTGTTCATGGCTTTCAAGCTTGGCCGATTTGTCTTCCAAACCGGCCACGATGCTCTGTAAGCTTTCCAGCTCCTCTGGCTTCACCCCACCCGCGTCGTGGCTGTCCTCCAGCGCGGTGA
The window above is part of the Thalassophryne amazonica chromosome 22, fThaAma1.1, whole genome shotgun sequence genome. Proteins encoded here:
- the ikbip gene encoding inhibitor of nuclear factor kappa-B kinase-interacting protein isoform X2, which codes for MSTEVKQRKKTPKTSDQVAETSDASHKDEAKKASTQTGNCAEKKPALDPKTIMCLLSLATCGALSWIVLQQNENFSEVEAKYKFLHDKTASLFNMEQELLKVSKKCESIQTMLEALWGQRGSLETQLKDLEQDVTRLKEWVPGMSDKGAQLQTSLATLQDTVGQIEGRTSTITKGFGNKVASVRTDVRRMDGLRSELESLLTHLGELEEKTTQVERSMVKRIGDVLAGSIDRVSNVRATSERNAQAIDQLRRRIPELVAADAQLSERLREIENSRARVIRTVSFAGDLKPKVAAIKRDFGEFEPQLSDLTLRIGRLAEDLTTREQEIAELRQTLSNLTAVEGELGITTKQVSEIADLSDIDATRQPT